The Plasmodium vinckei vinckei genome assembly, chromosome: PVVCY_09 genome includes the window atTCTATTGAAAATCAAAATAGCTTTAGTGAAAATAGTGATAACAGTTTTGAAAAAGATACTAATAGTAAATATGATGATTCACCTATTATTGAAAGAAagaaatatgataaatttaataaattatccCAAATATGTGAAGAATTATGTGATGATTGtttatcaaataattataaagaaaatgatggAATTGGTTGTGATAATATGACATGTTTAATAGTACAATATAATCCATTATATAAGATGCATACTGAGAAAaagtttttaaatattgatGATATAGAATAATTAAGGATTGAAAAATAGTCCAAatgatacaaaaatatcataCAAATATCGAgctaatatacatataaaagtaTACAATTTTGAATATCTTCATCTCTATATTGTttgcaaatataaattcataCATTATGGTTAGcaaaacaattatatatatattaaataaatttgttaaatTGGATTTCTTATAATGAGAAACAATaaagcatatataatttatataaaaataatcctaaaatatatattgtgtatattttttctattaattttttccttttttttataattatttaagacaaaaaattgaaaatttaaattatggGAATACtttcatattaatttttttttaatatatacgttttattacatatttctCTCATTCATTGTATTACATACAGgcaaatatatgcatatatacaacTTTTCTCggtgtatttatttttatatattttttttaaggtattattatttttcataatataatatattgtttgtgatatcattataataatagttttatagtatttacaatttatgtggttatatatgtaaggaattatgcatacatatattaatgtaCTGTAGTACATATGCATGCACACTTACATGTAATATATGAGTATGCTACTTTGTTAGAACacgaatatatataattatatttcgaAAGCATGTTGTTATTGTGGTGTGATATCATTCAATAAATATCAATTATATGACAAtttcatcatatattttttattacaacacaaatattttatcatacaactattttattaataactatattgtattttataacttaatttaattgtcaatatataataaaatattaacattcccactaaaaatagtttttgtaaataaaaataattatataaatgcaaTATGTGTATGTACACATGTGGAAGTGCATACATAATTtgcatttataataaatcaatATGTCTATATGtgtttattaaatatataataaatggaatgtataattttcaagaaatttataaaatgctAAAAAGGTTCAAAAATACCCATattttactaaaaaaatatcaaactATGTAggattaataaaatagcgGTTTTATGTAAACAAATTTGACTCCTTTGATGAGGTTAAGAAGAATGTcagcattttttttaatttttcactTAATTCATCATCATCTATACATTCTTGAAAATCtgaaaaatagtaaataaatcataaaatatatttattaataataggATAAGAACATAAAATGAATGTATACTCAaaggaataataaaactcAACAAACTTacctaatatattttcgtAAATAGATTGAATGTCTATATTCCGTGTgtataaatgaataaatatattattagaaaTGTATGAattgttcataaaaaaaagtgttattaatattacatCCGTTAACTGATATGTGAGATATCCTTTATCACACAattctatatattcaaGATTTTTCTTGCAATCTTCATCAATTTGTATATTCAATTTTTGTaggtttttatttattagcaatttatttgtttctttttttttttcattgaTAATTATATCAGAATATTTTTGCCTGATTTCTAATAGAcgaataattttttcacattttttttctccaaATTTATTTAGAACTCTTCCAAGGGATGTACCAGTacaatatatgcataagtTGGAAATTattgtaattatattttcttcaaaCTCTAGTGTATTAGTTTTACTTTTGTTCAATGTTcttaacataaataaacagaataaatattttagacCACTTAATTCtacaaatttattacatatatctTTGTTGGTAAGTACAATAgcaaaaatttttaaagaagggaaacataaaaatttccTTTCACTAAGTAATTTCAACATTAATTCTAAGCCATCAGTGCTTTcaaatacttttttattttcatttaataataataaatttccTAAGGCTTGAAAACAATTAagtaatatttcttttttattaatattaggGGGATCTTTATCCTTAAACTTTGAaatgtattttaaaataaaattaaaaatagaaatagtgtaataaaaatcatCGTAGACATTTTGAGCAAATTGATTAATCCTTAAAATAAGTAAAACTAATATTTCACTTGcatataatgaattttGATCAtcactttttatttcattattaattctttttaataaaaaaaataataatttagaaTTAGTTAATAGatcattttgtaaattgTTTTCAAGTTCAAAAatgttttcaaaaatattcaaaatcgATGAAATAGCATTGTAGTATTCTTCACTTTCCCcttcattaattttatctaaagtatttataataaaatggcTTAGCTTGTTTTTGGTCAAATAATCTATTAACATTAAATTTACACTTTTATCTAATTCGTATATATTCGAAGGATTCgttatttctttaattatatcaatAACTTCAATAactatatcattattaggatggtttaataaattaataatatcacTAAATATATCACTTTCAATCatacttttatataaatttgtacatacacttaaattttttatattaactAATATTTCATCTAAATCAACTTCACTAGCTACCCATTTTTCTGGTTTATCTGGGTGTTCAATTCTGTCTCGTtcattattacttttttttttttttaaaaccgAAGctagtttttttatactgTCTTCGTTTACACATTCGAcctatacataaaaaagaatatggaaataatatcaaataataattttaataaaaataaagaccttataaaatttacatatatgtatttaatatattagcatatgaataatatgtAGTATACAGGGTAAAGAATGTAACATATTTAGACTGTtcaaatatgcataatatacatatattccTCTTACATTTTCAGCTTGTTTAAGAATTTCATCAATATCAATCTCATCTTCATCGCTAAGATCCATATCAACAattgaataaatattacgTATGCAAAATGGATGGATATAAAGATgtactatatattttataagcTAGTAATGCTAATAATGATAGctctttataatataatatgattatagttatattggtaaaaggaaaaatatagtcgcctttttttatcctttttattgtttttaaattgtatGAAACTCCAataaaaagagaaatatgagcaaatatataatataattatatgtatatattgttattatgtatttaaaaataataaaatagtattatgattatatacaaaacataaatagtataaattaaatgacTAATCCatgttaatttataatttaaaaaagtgcTACACTGTATTAAATCATGTAGcatatatcattatatatttaacaaaatggaaaaataaaatataaactttttatatataaaattgagAAGAATAATacaattgaaaaaataaatgtgatattaacttttatatgcctttttttatttttctttaatttgttctaaaaagggaaaactttaatatacaattttaggAAAATTAATACTCCAATTCCGGGAACAGAATTAGCAATGTCGtataatacatatgcatatttgaGTAAGGCctagaaaattataaatatattttaacaatactgttaaaaaagggaaaaaataaaagtatgctgtaaacaattttaatactTAATGAATATGAGTTTAAAAGACTAGGGAATTTATAATCATAGGAGCAAACAATATAattagtaaaatatatataaagaaaaagaaaaatattattgaaatttttcaaattaacCAAAAAAACGAGCAATTAGAAACGGTTGCTGAATTAAAAGTTAATAACGAAAAAATCACAAAACAACAAATTCGGTTGAGACCAATTTAAGGCGCCTTccgaataaaaaaaacaaaatatgaaatgaaaatgaattaatgCAACGgaaaaatgcaaataaaaatggtattGTCTACATAATTTGGTTAAACAAATTAACTCCAAATTGAATCAAACTATTTgaaatagaaataaaatgtaactTGGTAAAATCATTCGGAATATCATGGTTTCTATGAGAAAATTcgcaaaaaattaacaaaagtaccattttattttcatcaacGGGATATGCACTGTGTAAAACAGTATATGaatcaaaatgaaaaatgctaaaggatttatataatttgatgGTATTAATAAAACGATTAAAGGTTTCTCGATTCAT containing:
- a CDS encoding beta-catenin-like protein 1, putative; this encodes MDLSDEDEIDIDEILKQAENVECVNEDSIKKLASVLKKKKSNNERDRIEHPDKPEKWVASEVDLDEILVNIKNLSVCTNLYKSMIESDIFSDIINLLNHPNNDIVIEVIDIIKEITNPSNIYELDKSVNLMLIDYLTKNKLSHFIINTLDKINEGESEEYYNAISSILNIFENIFELENNLQNDLLTNSKLLFFLLKRINNEIKSDDQNSLYASEILVLLILRINQFAQNVYDDFYYTISIFNFILKYISKFKDKDPPNINKKEILLNCFQALGNLLLLNENKKVFESTDGLELMLKLLSERKFLCFPSLKIFAIVLTNKDICNKFVELSGLKYLFCLFMLRTLNKSKTNTLEFEENIITIISNLCIYCTGTSLGRVLNKFGEKKCEKIIRLLEIRQKYSDIIINEKKKETNKLLINKNLQKLNIQIDEDCKKNLEYIELCDKGYLTYQLTDVILITLFFMNNSYISNNIFIHLYTRNIDIQSIYENILDFQECIDDDELSEKLKKMLTFFLTSSKESNLFT